A region from the Beduinella massiliensis genome encodes:
- a CDS encoding DDE-type integrase/transposase/recombinase: MPLSRASPIGSGQQTLLILPHRKECCAVIDLCGRMVLACRIGGDMAASRVRQTIRDAMITEKVTDGLALRSDQGSQYPSEASFDLSKESRFQPSMSSSGCPYANAAMENFCGWFARIVKYSRP; the protein is encoded by the coding sequence GTGCCTTTGAGCCGTGCCAGCCCAATAGGTTCTGGGCAGCAGACATTACTTATATTGCCGCACCGCAAGGAATGCTGCGCAGTCATTGATCTTTGCGGGCGAATGGTTCTGGCCTGCCGCATTGGCGGCGACATGGCCGCATCGCGGGTTAGGCAGACGATCCGCGACGCCATGATAACAGAAAAGGTCACTGACGGACTCGCACTCCGCAGTGACCAAGGGTCTCAATACCCCTCCGAAGCATCCTTCGACCTAAGCAAAGAATCCCGCTTTCAGCCCTCCATGTCCAGCTCTGGATGTCCCTATGCCAATGCTGCTATGGAGAATTTCTGCGGGTGGTTTGCGCGTATTGTTAAATACAGCAGGCCCTAA
- a CDS encoding helix-turn-helix transcriptional regulator produces MRDKRWTQPAYFAKIRPSNVERSRQMVIYQMAAILYTLFLLAVMGVAVYLLVLVIKALKKYINSKETREEKRMIKKSLGEELKENRLRCKMTQEFVAETLGVSRQAVSKWENGIVDPSTSNLLAVAKLYGMSAEELLQNVDRGQGKKEDDSDAKEGLRDGD; encoded by the coding sequence GTGCGCGATAAGCGGTGGACGCAACCGGCGTATTTCGCTAAAATAAGGCCATCAAACGTTGAAAGGAGCAGGCAGATGGTGATTTATCAAATGGCGGCTATCCTGTATACGCTGTTTTTGCTTGCGGTAATGGGCGTGGCGGTGTATCTTCTCGTGCTGGTCATCAAGGCGCTAAAAAAGTACATCAATTCCAAGGAGACGCGCGAAGAAAAAAGAATGATTAAAAAATCCCTGGGGGAGGAATTGAAGGAAAACCGGCTCCGCTGCAAGATGACGCAGGAATTCGTCGCGGAAACGCTGGGCGTCAGCCGGCAGGCCGTGTCCAAATGGGAAAATGGAATTGTCGACCCGAGCACGTCCAATCTGTTGGCGGTTGCAAAGCTCTATGGAATGTCAGCGGAGGAACTCCTGCAAAACGTCGATCGTGGTCAGGGGAAAAAAGAAGACGATTCAGATGCAAAGGAGGGCTTGCGCGATGGAGATTGA
- a CDS encoding TraX family protein gives MEIERSGRRWQSLNATTLKYIAAALMFLDHIHQMFVAAGAPMWLTMAGRPVFPMFLFAAADSFHYTHSKKKYLQRLLFASWGMTAFTFLLQRIVPNENAVLMNNAFSTFFITGLYMLFWDWFVEGIQKKSPGKIVKAVLCCFLPILSALPVYLVATLSFNENIPAATIRLLATLSLLIPNILTVEGGFSLVVLGLFFYIFRKHRVLQMAGLLLLSTWVYLSGGGIQCLMGLAAIPMALYNGERGKGMKKFFYVFYPAHIGILYILSALLL, from the coding sequence ATGGAGATTGAACGAAGCGGCCGCAGATGGCAGAGCTTGAATGCGACAACACTGAAATACATCGCGGCTGCCTTGATGTTCCTGGATCATATCCACCAGATGTTCGTGGCCGCAGGAGCGCCGATGTGGCTGACGATGGCCGGCAGGCCCGTATTTCCGATGTTTTTGTTTGCCGCTGCCGACAGCTTCCACTATACCCACAGTAAAAAGAAGTACTTGCAGCGGCTCCTTTTTGCCAGCTGGGGCATGACGGCCTTTACCTTCCTATTGCAGCGCATCGTGCCAAATGAAAATGCGGTTTTGATGAACAATGCGTTCAGCACCTTTTTTATAACGGGCCTGTACATGCTGTTTTGGGACTGGTTCGTGGAGGGCATTCAAAAAAAGTCGCCCGGGAAAATCGTGAAGGCGGTTCTGTGCTGCTTCCTTCCGATTTTAAGTGCGCTTCCCGTCTATCTTGTGGCAACGCTTTCGTTCAACGAAAATATCCCCGCCGCCACAATACGGCTTCTTGCGACCCTCTCGCTGCTCATCCCCAATATTTTGACCGTCGAAGGCGGTTTCTCGCTCGTGGTGTTGGGCCTGTTCTTCTACATTTTCAGGAAACACAGGGTGCTGCAAATGGCAGGCCTGCTCCTTTTATCGACGTGGGTATATCTCTCCGGCGGTGGGATTCAGTGCCTCATGGGACTCGCCGCGATCCCGATGGCGCTGTACAACGGCGAGCGCGGCAAAGGCATGAAGAAGTTTTTCTACGTCTTTTACCCGGCCCACATCGGCATTCTCTATATCCTCTCCGCGCTGCTCCTATAA
- a CDS encoding ferritin-like domain-containing protein, whose amino-acid sequence MEQAISRLLDDQINKEFYSAYLYLDMASFYQAKGMDGFANWFEVQAKEEQDHALLIYRYLQNNGQAVVLQPIAKPDHASASLADPLRASLEHERYITSRIDALYGAAQAAGDYRTLQFLDWFVKEQGEEEKNAADLITKMELFGSDARGLYLLNGEMKARVYAAPSLVL is encoded by the coding sequence ATGGAGCAAGCTATCTCGCGGCTTTTAGACGATCAGATCAACAAGGAGTTTTATTCCGCGTACCTGTATCTCGACATGGCGAGCTTTTATCAGGCCAAGGGCATGGACGGCTTCGCGAACTGGTTTGAGGTGCAGGCAAAGGAGGAGCAGGACCACGCGCTGCTGATTTACCGATACCTGCAAAATAACGGTCAGGCCGTCGTCCTGCAGCCCATCGCCAAGCCAGACCATGCGTCTGCCTCTCTGGCAGACCCGCTGCGCGCTTCGCTCGAACACGAGCGGTACATCACCTCGCGGATCGACGCCCTCTACGGCGCGGCGCAGGCGGCGGGCGACTACCGCACGCTGCAATTCCTGGACTGGTTCGTGAAGGAACAGGGCGAGGAGGAAAAGAACGCCGCCGACCTCATCACGAAGATGGAGCTCTTCGGCAGCGACGCCAGGGGCCTCTACCTGCTCAACGGCGAAATGAAGGCCCGCGTGTACGCGGCGCCCTCGCTGGTCCTCTGA
- a CDS encoding response regulator, whose product MNERKKRIRLTEIGMFLVCLLAVLLSGFSIYSTYQMRLTASMIYAHPYTVSSESRAMRSRLLDMKSFLLNIIAEPSSDVEGIQRLLSERYDMQHAAIEVIQSQYLGPAEDTAALASAMQALEEAQTAALPHVLPMNREETAQYVIANLYPKYDAVNDALGRIIAFADDRVQGLERRSADTADRAIASAVLLTLFLPAYFIFVFWRERKSIREVRYREHLFDILSSNVDEVFLIYNQAKDALEYVSSNSIRVLGIEEDAFSRDPDVLLKRVTGEDRDALAAFMQPTGSTSAKSCEVRMLVPGGEARWLRIQSFPELANHKAVRQIISISDQTQEMHREQALRDALVNAQNANAAKQNFLSRMSHEIRTPMNAIIGMTTIAAAYIEDRKRVEDCLEKIGYSSKHLMSLINDVLDMSKIDEGKMAIAHETFNLESVVESITSIIYPQAVEKGLSFTIPLFDITDTVLVGDSLRLSQVLLNLLSNALKFTPAGGSIRLEIRQLQKKNGRVRLRFTVADTGIGMSEAFMSRLFLPFEQESASTGRRFGGTGLGMSISKNLVTLMGGTLSVRSEPEKGSAFTAELDFDVAQTSGQSPARNHQALEALKVLVADDDRDCCIHTSLLLKNLGILSSWVLTGAECVDQVLTAHRTGEDYDVCLIDWKMPDMDGIEVTRRVREFVGPETTIIIITAYDWSAIEHRAREAGANAFLSKPIFASTLYNTLLSVTGIEKAIHSCGTRPARPALAGRRVLLAEDNELNREIAVELLRMTGTQVVCAGNGQEAVEMFLSQGDAFDLILMDVQMPLMDGYEATEAIRGSDHPRAKSIPIVAMTADAFHEDVVRATEAGMNGHLAKPIDPERLYQTIEDLVQRAASAPAGGMSAAAEADR is encoded by the coding sequence ATGAACGAACGGAAAAAACGCATTCGCCTCACTGAAATCGGCATGTTTCTGGTGTGCCTGCTGGCGGTCCTCCTGTCAGGATTCAGCATCTATTCGACGTACCAAATGCGACTGACGGCGTCGATGATCTACGCGCACCCCTACACCGTCTCCAGCGAGTCTCGGGCCATGCGTTCCAGGCTGCTGGATATGAAAAGCTTTCTCCTCAACATCATCGCCGAGCCCAGTTCAGACGTGGAGGGCATACAGCGGCTGCTAAGCGAGCGCTACGACATGCAGCACGCCGCCATCGAGGTCATCCAAAGTCAGTATCTGGGCCCTGCGGAGGATACGGCCGCGCTCGCCTCCGCGATGCAGGCTTTAGAGGAAGCGCAGACTGCCGCGCTCCCCCATGTCCTTCCCATGAACAGGGAGGAGACCGCCCAATACGTGATTGCGAACCTGTACCCGAAGTACGACGCGGTGAACGACGCCCTCGGCCGGATCATCGCCTTCGCGGACGATCGGGTTCAGGGGCTGGAACGCAGGTCGGCCGATACGGCGGACAGGGCCATCGCCTCCGCCGTGCTGCTCACGCTCTTTCTGCCCGCCTATTTCATCTTCGTTTTTTGGCGGGAACGCAAGAGCATCCGCGAGGTGCGCTACCGTGAGCACCTCTTCGACATCCTCTCCTCCAACGTGGACGAGGTCTTCCTGATCTACAACCAGGCCAAAGACGCGCTGGAATACGTCAGCTCCAACAGCATACGGGTGCTCGGCATCGAAGAGGACGCCTTCTCGCGCGACCCGGACGTGCTGCTCAAGCGGGTCACCGGGGAGGATCGGGACGCCCTGGCGGCGTTCATGCAGCCGACGGGCTCGACGAGCGCCAAGAGCTGCGAGGTGCGCATGCTTGTCCCGGGCGGCGAGGCGCGCTGGCTGCGGATCCAGAGCTTCCCCGAGCTCGCAAACCACAAGGCGGTCCGTCAGATCATCTCCATCAGCGACCAGACGCAGGAAATGCACAGGGAGCAGGCGCTGCGTGATGCGCTGGTCAACGCGCAGAACGCCAACGCGGCCAAGCAGAATTTTCTTTCCCGCATGAGCCACGAGATCCGCACCCCCATGAACGCAATCATCGGCATGACCACCATCGCCGCCGCCTACATCGAAGACCGCAAGCGCGTGGAAGACTGCCTGGAAAAGATCGGGTATTCCTCCAAGCACCTGATGTCTCTCATCAACGACGTGCTGGATATGTCCAAGATCGACGAGGGGAAGATGGCGATCGCCCATGAGACGTTTAACCTGGAAAGCGTCGTGGAATCCATCACCTCCATCATCTACCCGCAGGCCGTTGAAAAGGGCCTTTCCTTTACCATTCCGCTGTTCGACATCACCGATACGGTTCTGGTCGGAGACTCCCTGCGTCTAAGCCAGGTGCTGCTCAACCTGCTTTCCAACGCCCTCAAGTTCACGCCCGCCGGCGGCTCCATCCGCTTGGAGATCCGGCAGCTTCAAAAGAAAAACGGCCGGGTCCGCCTGCGTTTCACCGTCGCCGATACCGGCATCGGCATGAGCGAGGCGTTCATGAGCCGCCTCTTCCTGCCCTTTGAGCAGGAGAGCGCCTCCACCGGGCGCAGGTTTGGCGGCACGGGGCTGGGCATGTCCATTTCCAAGAACCTGGTTACCCTGATGGGCGGCACCCTCTCGGTCAGGAGCGAGCCGGAAAAGGGCAGCGCCTTTACCGCGGAGCTGGACTTCGACGTCGCCCAGACGTCCGGCCAGTCCCCGGCGCGAAACCATCAGGCGCTCGAAGCGCTGAAGGTGCTCGTCGCGGACGACGACCGGGACTGCTGCATCCACACCTCCCTGCTTCTTAAGAACCTGGGAATCCTGTCTTCCTGGGTCTTGACCGGCGCGGAGTGCGTCGATCAGGTGCTGACCGCCCACAGGACCGGCGAGGACTACGACGTCTGCCTCATCGACTGGAAGATGCCGGACATGGACGGCATCGAAGTGACCCGGCGCGTACGGGAATTCGTGGGGCCGGAAACCACCATCATCATCATCACAGCGTACGACTGGAGCGCCATCGAGCATCGTGCCCGCGAGGCGGGGGCTAATGCCTTCCTCTCCAAGCCGATCTTCGCCTCCACGCTGTACAATACCCTGCTGTCCGTGACCGGCATCGAAAAGGCGATTCATTCCTGCGGGACTCGGCCCGCGCGTCCGGCGCTGGCGGGGCGCCGGGTGCTGCTGGCGGAGGACAACGAGCTCAACCGCGAGATCGCCGTGGAGCTGCTGCGGATGACGGGCACACAGGTCGTCTGCGCGGGCAACGGTCAGGAAGCTGTGGAGATGTTCCTCTCGCAGGGGGACGCGTTCGACCTGATCCTGATGGACGTGCAGATGCCCCTGATGGATGGCTACGAAGCGACAGAGGCCATCCGCGGGTCCGACCATCCCCGGGCCAAGAGCATTCCCATCGTCGCCATGACCGCCGACGCCTTCCACGAGGACGTAGTCCGGGCGACCGAGGCGGGCATGAACGGACACCTGGCCAAGCCGATCGATCCGGAGCGTCTTTACCAGACGATCGAGGATCTGGTGCAGCGGGCGGCATCCGCGCCCGCCGGAGGAATGTCGGCCGCGGCGGAGGCGGACAGATAA
- the guaA gene encoding glutamine-hydrolyzing GMP synthase — MEQDMIVILDLGSEQNTLIARDIRKLGVYTEIHPHDITAEQLRALPNVKGVILNGGPNRVVDGAAIDASDAVYQSGLPLFAVDHAVRAPQNLAGWPEDETARLRVLSDFVLGTCGAAKNWNMENFIADQVSLIRKQVGDKKVLLALSGGVDSSVVAALLIKAIGGQLTCVHVNHGLLRKGEPEQVVDVFRSQMGANLVYVDASERFLGKLAGVSEPEQKRKIIGAEFIRVFEEEARKLDGIEFLGQGTIYPDIVESGTKTAKMVKSHHNVGGLPEDMRFELVEPLKMLFKDEVRACGVALGLPASMVYRQPFPGPGLGVRCLGAITRDRLEAVRESDAILREEFERAGLAGKVWQYFTVVPDFKSVGVRENARCFEYPVILRAVNTVDAMTASIEEIDWALLHRVTERITHEVQGVNRVLYDLTPKPVGTIEWE; from the coding sequence ATGGAGCAGGATATGATCGTCATCCTGGATCTTGGCAGCGAGCAAAACACATTGATCGCCCGCGATATTCGCAAGCTGGGCGTGTATACGGAAATTCATCCCCACGATATCACCGCGGAGCAGCTGCGAGCGCTGCCGAACGTGAAGGGCGTCATCCTGAACGGCGGCCCGAACCGCGTGGTGGACGGCGCCGCGATCGACGCTTCGGACGCGGTGTACCAAAGCGGCCTGCCGCTCTTTGCGGTAGACCACGCGGTCAGGGCGCCGCAGAACCTGGCCGGATGGCCTGAGGACGAGACGGCGCGGCTCCGGGTTCTTTCGGATTTTGTGCTGGGCACCTGCGGGGCGGCGAAAAACTGGAACATGGAGAACTTTATCGCGGATCAGGTTTCGCTCATCCGCAAGCAGGTCGGAGACAAGAAGGTGCTGCTGGCGCTCTCCGGCGGCGTGGATTCCTCGGTCGTGGCGGCGCTGCTCATCAAGGCGATCGGCGGCCAGCTCACCTGCGTACACGTCAATCACGGCCTGCTGCGCAAGGGCGAGCCGGAGCAGGTCGTCGATGTCTTCCGCAGCCAGATGGGCGCGAACCTGGTGTACGTGGACGCGTCCGAGCGCTTCCTGGGCAAGCTTGCGGGCGTAAGCGAGCCCGAGCAGAAGCGCAAGATCATCGGCGCGGAGTTCATCCGCGTCTTTGAAGAGGAGGCGCGCAAGCTCGACGGCATCGAATTCCTGGGTCAGGGCACGATTTATCCCGATATCGTGGAGAGCGGCACCAAGACTGCGAAGATGGTGAAGTCCCACCACAACGTCGGCGGCCTGCCGGAGGACATGCGCTTTGAGCTCGTGGAGCCGCTCAAGATGCTCTTCAAGGACGAGGTGCGCGCCTGCGGCGTGGCGCTGGGCCTGCCCGCCTCCATGGTTTACCGTCAGCCGTTCCCCGGCCCGGGCCTGGGCGTGCGCTGCCTGGGCGCGATCACGCGGGATCGCCTGGAGGCGGTGCGCGAGAGCGACGCCATCCTGCGTGAAGAGTTCGAGCGCGCGGGCCTTGCGGGCAAGGTCTGGCAGTACTTCACCGTCGTGCCGGACTTCAAGTCCGTCGGCGTGCGCGAGAACGCGCGCTGCTTCGAATATCCGGTCATCCTGCGCGCCGTGAACACCGTGGACGCGATGACCGCGAGCATCGAGGAGATCGACTGGGCGCTTTTGCACCGCGTCACGGAGCGCATCACCCACGAGGTCCAAGGCGTCAACCGCGTGCTGTACGACCTTACGCCCAAGCCTGTCGGGACGATTGAGTGGGAATGA
- a CDS encoding sigma-70 family RNA polymerase sigma factor has product MSNEEWLSGLFEENYVLLYRVGRVFLGASSVQADMIEDQIQETFALAWVCRQKLLSHPNPSGWLVETFRRCIKAQCRKLGREWSRCAFSLDDQEAPDVADQDAPSVEDLLHGREALAMLRRLLGEKDADIFLRYCVHGESALQVAVKYNMTETSVRVRVSRLKKKLLNSKELFFCLVSLVALGMGMK; this is encoded by the coding sequence ATGAGCAATGAAGAATGGCTTTCGGGCTTGTTTGAAGAAAACTATGTCCTTCTTTATCGCGTCGGGCGCGTGTTTTTGGGCGCGTCAAGCGTACAGGCGGACATGATCGAAGATCAAATCCAAGAAACCTTTGCCCTTGCATGGGTTTGCCGCCAAAAGCTCCTGAGCCACCCCAATCCGAGCGGCTGGCTGGTGGAAACCTTTCGCCGCTGTATAAAAGCACAATGCCGCAAATTGGGACGCGAATGGAGCCGCTGCGCATTCTCGCTGGACGATCAGGAAGCGCCTGACGTGGCGGATCAAGACGCGCCTTCCGTGGAAGATTTGCTGCATGGCAGAGAGGCACTCGCTATGCTTAGGCGTTTGCTGGGCGAGAAAGATGCAGATATTTTCCTGCGCTACTGCGTTCACGGCGAAAGCGCTTTGCAAGTCGCCGTCAAGTACAATATGACTGAAACCAGCGTTAGAGTGCGCGTGTCACGTTTGAAAAAGAAGCTGCTGAACAGCAAAGAGCTGTTCTTCTGCCTCGTTTCGCTTGTGGCGCTAGGCATGGGAATGAAGTAA
- a CDS encoding EamA family transporter, protein MAGYLCLLATALLWSTAGALGNGIALMSGTALAGQVIASRKAGADPTDGLIIGSAASFLLFSPLLLLEPRSSFTFATIAAGLFLGLFQYGLANVCYARGIARTDEVSASLLLTLEPVLTPIWVYLTTGERPSGLAVAGFVCVVGAAIAQSVLSARGGSMYSIDG, encoded by the coding sequence TTGGCCGGCTATCTCTGTCTGCTGGCAACCGCCCTGCTGTGGAGCACGGCGGGCGCGCTGGGCAATGGGATCGCCCTGATGAGCGGCACCGCCCTCGCCGGTCAAGTCATCGCCTCGCGCAAGGCCGGGGCCGATCCCACAGACGGGCTCATCATCGGCAGCGCGGCCAGCTTCCTGCTCTTTTCGCCGCTGCTGCTCCTCGAGCCGCGCAGTTCGTTCACATTCGCCACGATCGCCGCGGGGCTCTTTCTGGGGCTCTTCCAGTACGGCCTGGCCAACGTGTGCTACGCGCGCGGCATCGCGCGCACGGATGAGGTCAGCGCTTCGCTTCTGTTGACGCTCGAGCCGGTGCTCACCCCGATATGGGTTTACCTCACCACGGGCGAGCGTCCGTCCGGGCTCGCGGTCGCGGGCTTCGTCTGCGTCGTGGGCGCAGCCATCGCGCAGTCCGTCCTGTCCGCGCGCGGCGGCAGCATGTACTCCATAGACGGATAA
- a CDS encoding BadF/BadG/BcrA/BcrD ATPase family protein translates to MGYFIGMDVGGTYARLKIVDRAGRTLHESEGKGGTISSAGLDKMKERFDRLLSPALHASALSPRDCLGLCLGASGIDSPELRLSYERILEGLGFEPRILRAYNDCELLLSLFSGPCVVLISGTGSIAMGRTGPEAPICRCGGWSYILSDEGSAPSISFSAMRAVLKHWDGQLSCPALAELFVRSTGLATPQALTAWCHQNLQRKDLLARFAPMVEQAAQAGDPYAEGLLTDAARQLFALVATTARKTAAPQERFSVLLWGSVLTENARVRGALCRQIEQAYPNADVFMLRSNALDCAVQLAMGRPAQGLMQSLLGEEAG, encoded by the coding sequence ATGGGGTATTTCATCGGGATGGACGTAGGGGGCACCTATGCCCGCCTGAAGATCGTCGACCGTGCCGGACGCACGCTGCACGAATCGGAGGGAAAGGGCGGCACCATCTCCTCCGCAGGCCTGGACAAGATGAAAGAACGGTTTGACAGGCTGCTCTCGCCCGCGCTTCACGCCAGTGCGCTTTCGCCGCGGGACTGCCTGGGCCTCTGCCTGGGCGCCTCCGGCATCGATTCGCCGGAGCTGCGCCTTTCATACGAGCGGATTTTGGAAGGGCTCGGCTTCGAGCCGCGCATCCTGCGAGCCTATAACGACTGCGAGCTGCTCCTCTCCCTCTTTTCCGGGCCCTGCGTCGTCCTCATCTCCGGCACGGGCTCCATCGCCATGGGCAGGACAGGTCCGGAGGCGCCGATCTGCCGCTGCGGCGGATGGAGCTATATCCTGAGCGACGAGGGCAGCGCGCCCTCCATCAGCTTCAGCGCGATGCGCGCGGTGCTGAAGCACTGGGACGGGCAGCTCTCCTGCCCGGCGCTTGCAGAGCTGTTCGTCCGCTCTACAGGGCTTGCGACGCCGCAGGCGCTGACTGCCTGGTGCCACCAAAACCTGCAGCGAAAGGATCTCCTGGCCCGTTTTGCGCCCATGGTGGAACAGGCGGCCCAAGCGGGCGACCCATACGCCGAGGGACTGCTCACAGACGCGGCGCGCCAGCTCTTCGCGCTCGTCGCGACGACCGCGCGCAAGACCGCCGCCCCGCAGGAGCGCTTCTCCGTGCTGCTTTGGGGCAGCGTGCTCACGGAAAATGCCCGCGTGCGCGGAGCGCTGTGCCGCCAGATCGAACAGGCGTATCCGAACGCGGACGTCTTCATGCTCCGCTCCAATGCGCTGGACTGTGCGGTGCAGCTCGCCATGGGGCGTCCGGCGCAGGGGCTGATGCAATCCCTCCTCGGCGAGGAGGCGGGTTGA
- a CDS encoding SIS domain-containing protein: MADKMMAYLRSQPEIWRDLCAHSDALLEDFDEAMRGFSPARVLAIGSGSSYNAACCVQQMYAKELDMLLFPCVPTQAKTWLNLFSPEDTLVLLLSQSGESTSTIGVLGEVAARGFRSVALTQETGSTIAKGCGVTVAIACGEESVGPKTKGFTATVLMLQLMALHLLKRRGRSEAARTIGGQLARAFSLAGESIERSAAWAGAMSPRLCAAQHLLILAEGANRPAMLEGALKLLETLYVPAVSYEFEEYLHGVHCTIAEGSHLLLIVPEGENRERMLRLAAFNEAHGGVSYVISTGRPTGLADELFLETAGGDYDACYGVLLALQVVSALVSADKGINCDRPKFPAFNRELGTKNW; encoded by the coding sequence ATGGCAGACAAAATGATGGCCTATTTGCGTTCGCAGCCGGAGATCTGGCGCGATCTTTGCGCGCACAGCGACGCGCTGCTCGAGGACTTCGACGAGGCGATGCGGGGCTTTTCGCCCGCAAGGGTGCTCGCCATCGGCTCGGGCAGCTCGTATAACGCGGCCTGCTGCGTGCAGCAGATGTACGCGAAGGAACTGGACATGCTCCTGTTCCCCTGCGTCCCGACGCAGGCAAAGACCTGGCTGAACCTCTTTTCCCCCGAGGACACGCTGGTACTGCTGCTCTCGCAGTCCGGCGAGAGCACCTCCACCATCGGCGTGCTTGGGGAAGTGGCCGCCCGCGGCTTCCGCAGCGTGGCGCTGACACAGGAGACCGGGTCCACCATCGCGAAAGGATGCGGCGTCACGGTCGCGATCGCCTGCGGCGAAGAAAGCGTCGGGCCCAAGACCAAGGGCTTTACGGCCACGGTGCTGATGCTGCAGCTCATGGCGCTGCACCTATTGAAGCGTCGCGGCAGGTCGGAGGCCGCGCGGACGATCGGCGGACAGCTCGCCCGCGCGTTTTCGCTCGCCGGGGAATCGATCGAGCGCAGCGCCGCCTGGGCGGGCGCCATGAGCCCGCGCCTTTGCGCCGCGCAGCATCTGCTCATCCTCGCAGAGGGCGCAAACCGGCCCGCCATGCTTGAGGGCGCGCTCAAGCTGCTCGAAACCCTGTACGTCCCGGCCGTCAGCTACGAATTCGAGGAATACCTCCACGGCGTGCACTGCACCATCGCCGAGGGCAGCCATCTCCTCCTGATCGTGCCCGAGGGGGAAAATCGCGAGCGGATGCTCCGCCTGGCCGCCTTCAACGAGGCGCACGGCGGGGTCAGCTATGTCATTTCCACGGGCCGCCCCACCGGGCTTGCGGACGAGCTCTTCCTCGAAACCGCGGGGGGCGACTACGACGCCTGCTACGGCGTGCTCCTGGCGCTGCAGGTTGTCAGCGCCCTGGTCTCAGCCGACAAGGGGATAAACTGCGACAGGCCCAAGTTTCCTGCCTTCAACCGCGAGCTGGGCACAAAAAACTGGTAA
- a CDS encoding response regulator, which translates to MNPIDVLVVDSDAHSLQATLGMLGARFHIADTARSGYEAVAKAYICHPQVVLTEVEMESPRAGLLALREITGSLRNCRVILYTSVREEETICRAFADGASDYLFKPAAAAALVRAVVSAGTGACAVSADGGEVLLRDYRRLRHLHENLSGLLRIAMTLTNSELNILRLLVGGMQPGEIERVRFIEHSTMKTHLSHIIRKFDMDSLSQVVETLQAFQFFQFLDE; encoded by the coding sequence ATGAATCCGATAGATGTGCTCGTCGTCGACAGCGATGCCCACAGCCTGCAGGCCACCCTTGGCATGCTCGGCGCCAGGTTCCACATAGCGGACACGGCGCGCAGCGGATACGAGGCGGTCGCCAAGGCGTACATCTGCCATCCCCAGGTCGTGCTGACGGAGGTTGAGATGGAGTCTCCGCGCGCAGGCCTGCTGGCGCTGCGCGAGATTACCGGCTCGCTCCGGAACTGCCGGGTGATCCTCTACACGTCCGTACGCGAGGAGGAGACCATCTGCCGCGCCTTTGCGGACGGGGCGTCCGACTACCTGTTCAAGCCCGCCGCCGCGGCTGCGCTCGTCCGCGCAGTCGTCTCGGCCGGGACGGGCGCCTGCGCCGTCTCCGCCGACGGCGGGGAGGTCCTGCTGCGCGATTACCGTCGTCTGCGCCATCTTCACGAGAACCTCTCCGGCCTGCTGCGGATTGCGATGACCCTGACCAACAGCGAGCTGAACATCCTCCGTCTGCTGGTCGGCGGCATGCAGCCCGGGGAAATCGAGCGCGTGCGCTTCATCGAGCACAGCACGATGAAGACGCACCTTTCCCATATCATCCGCAAGTTCGACATGGACAGCCTCTCTCAGGTGGTCGAGACATTGCAGGCCTTCCAATTTTTCCAATTTCTTGACGAATGA